In Leptospira harrisiae, a genomic segment contains:
- the rplI gene encoding 50S ribosomal protein L9, giving the protein MKVVLQKDVLNLGDAGDVKEVADGYARNFLIPRRFAVRANDGNTKAAIHQKRLAELKRDKRVKVMKELSTSIDGKTYEVKVKVGENDKLFGSVTANDIALAIKNTGVELDKRKLDLGEPIKSVGEFKIKVRLAEGVVPVIVVKVVGQA; this is encoded by the coding sequence ATGAAAGTTGTATTACAAAAAGACGTATTGAATCTTGGTGATGCTGGTGATGTAAAAGAAGTTGCAGATGGTTATGCACGTAATTTCCTCATCCCAAGAAGATTTGCTGTCCGTGCAAATGATGGAAACACTAAAGCTGCGATTCACCAAAAGAGACTTGCTGAACTTAAACGCGACAAACGCGTGAAAGTGATGAAAGAACTTTCTACTTCAATTGATGGTAAAACATACGAAGTAAAAGTGAAAGTGGGTGAAAACGACAAACTTTTTGGTTCTGTTACAGCGAATGACATTGCACTAGCAATTAAAAACACTGGAGTGGAACTCGACAAACGTAAGTTAGATTTAGGCGAGCCAATTAAATCGGTTGGTGAATTTAAAATCAAAGTTCGTTTGGCTGAAGGTGTTGTTCCAGTAATCGTAGTTAAAGTCGTCGGCCAAGCATAG
- the dnaB gene encoding replicative DNA helicase — translation MNSNPLQEIESEKNLIGYLLMRGVAGQEDLGLSPDDFYMDSHRRVFEAVTDLINEGINIDLVTVTNQMREKRLFKDESRDLEYITSLYKDTVPFQPLEYYVRRVKRVSDRRKYVEALNQAIDKVKVEPGENDSIFSLVEQSLMDISRQERSKGLRKVKDDANALIDYIKNVVAASQNGTGGINGLKTHFTGLDMATTGLKSHELMILAARPGNGKTTFALNIAANAALKERKTVVIFSLEMSRIELLLKLISADARIDSYALKAGTLTSAQMTQLKDSIGNITSASLYIDDSGYLTIQEFSARLRQLRTTEEVGLVIVDYLQLMSDPKAAMGGRQQEVANISRGLKQMAREVGCPIIALSQMNRSIENRSKDQRPQLSDLRESGAIEQDADIVCFIYREEMVKPPEELDPNKRGMAEIIIAKNRAGATADFPLMFNPKISRFDNVPL, via the coding sequence ATGAATTCTAACCCCCTTCAGGAGATAGAGTCTGAGAAGAACTTAATCGGTTACCTACTCATGAGAGGGGTAGCCGGGCAGGAAGACTTAGGTCTAAGCCCGGACGACTTCTATATGGACAGCCACAGGCGAGTCTTTGAAGCCGTCACAGATCTCATCAATGAAGGGATCAATATCGACCTAGTTACGGTCACAAACCAAATGCGGGAAAAACGTCTTTTCAAAGATGAGTCCCGTGACTTGGAATACATCACTTCCCTTTACAAAGATACTGTTCCTTTCCAACCACTAGAATACTATGTTAGGCGTGTGAAACGTGTTTCCGACAGACGTAAGTATGTCGAAGCACTAAACCAAGCCATTGACAAAGTCAAAGTGGAACCTGGAGAAAACGATTCTATATTTAGTCTCGTTGAACAGTCGCTAATGGATATCTCTCGCCAGGAGAGATCCAAAGGTTTACGGAAAGTAAAAGATGATGCCAATGCCCTTATTGATTACATTAAAAATGTAGTCGCAGCCAGCCAAAATGGAACGGGTGGGATCAATGGATTAAAAACCCATTTTACTGGCCTTGATATGGCTACAACTGGACTGAAGTCTCACGAACTTATGATCCTTGCGGCTCGTCCAGGAAACGGAAAAACTACTTTTGCATTGAATATCGCAGCCAATGCTGCATTAAAAGAACGTAAAACCGTTGTTATCTTTTCCCTTGAGATGAGCCGGATCGAATTACTCCTCAAACTCATCAGTGCAGATGCACGGATTGATTCCTATGCCTTAAAAGCAGGAACTCTCACTTCGGCACAGATGACACAACTCAAAGACAGTATAGGAAATATCACATCGGCAAGTCTTTACATTGATGATTCTGGGTATTTGACGATCCAAGAGTTTTCTGCAAGACTCCGCCAACTTCGTACCACAGAAGAAGTAGGACTTGTGATTGTAGATTATTTACAGCTAATGAGTGATCCAAAGGCCGCAATGGGTGGAAGGCAACAAGAGGTTGCTAACATTTCCAGAGGACTCAAACAAATGGCACGGGAAGTAGGTTGTCCCATCATTGCACTATCGCAGATGAACCGTTCCATTGAAAACCGCTCCAAAGACCAAAGGCCACAACTCTCCGACTTACGGGAGTCAGGTGCCATTGAGCAGGATGCGGACATTGTATGTTTTATTTATCGGGAAGAAATGGTGAAACCTCCCGAGGAGCTTGACCCAAATAAAAGGGGAATGGCAGAGATCATTATCGCCAAAAACAGAGCGGGTGCTACGGCCGATTTTCCATTGATGTTCAATCCGAAAATCAGCCGTTTCGACAACGTACCATTATAA
- the aspS gene encoding aspartate--tRNA ligase produces the protein MNQWVTSEYKNRISATSVTDASVGKTLFLSGWAFRYRDQGGVIFIDLRDRSGILQIVARKEILGDDFSKVEKIRSEFVIAVKGKLSLRDAESVNPKMETGKYELIAESVEILNTSKTPPFTLDEFDPSGEEIRLKYRYLDMRREELRDRLVLRHKLTFALREYLDSKSFLEIETPILNKSTPEGARDFLVPSRLNAGEFYALPQSPQLFKQILMIGGMERYFQIVKCFRDEDLRADRQPEFTQLDMEFSFVTEEDIRREIEAMWAFALKKVFQLEVNAPFATMPYHVAMEEYGSDKPDIRFGMKLVNVSEIVKDADFQVFSAAVSGGGVVKAICVPGGSVISRKEIEDLTSWLSRDFRAKGLAYMKHGANGLESTITKRFTPEALDKIAKAVGSKEGDMVFFGADSSKIVNASLGALRLKLSEKYDPPKVPYSFHWVVDFPMFELDETAKTWTFLHHPFTSPKEEDFDKLRDWKAGKEVDLSSIGAKAYDLVLNGTEIGGGSIRIHNPEIQSLVLEAIGIGEEDAKSKFGFLLDALSFGAPPHGGIAFGVDRIMMLLTGGTSIRDVIAFPKTQKGTCMMSEAPGPVEAKQLEELKLRVVTI, from the coding sequence TTGAATCAGTGGGTAACATCAGAATACAAAAATAGAATTAGCGCAACGAGTGTCACAGATGCATCAGTTGGTAAAACTTTATTCCTTTCCGGTTGGGCCTTTCGTTACCGTGACCAAGGTGGTGTGATTTTTATCGATCTTCGTGATCGTTCGGGAATTTTACAAATCGTTGCGAGAAAAGAAATTTTGGGAGATGACTTCTCCAAAGTAGAAAAAATTCGTTCCGAGTTTGTGATTGCTGTGAAAGGTAAACTTTCTCTTCGGGATGCCGAATCCGTGAATCCAAAGATGGAAACCGGAAAATACGAACTGATCGCCGAATCTGTAGAAATTTTAAATACATCCAAAACTCCTCCTTTTACTTTAGATGAGTTTGATCCATCCGGCGAAGAAATTCGATTGAAGTATCGTTATCTGGATATGCGCCGCGAGGAACTTCGTGACCGTTTGGTGTTACGCCACAAACTAACATTTGCTCTCCGAGAATACTTGGATAGTAAATCCTTTTTAGAAATTGAAACTCCTATTTTAAATAAATCAACACCGGAAGGAGCACGTGATTTTCTTGTTCCTTCTCGTTTGAATGCCGGTGAGTTTTATGCTCTCCCGCAGTCTCCCCAACTTTTTAAACAGATCCTGATGATTGGGGGAATGGAAAGGTATTTCCAAATCGTAAAGTGTTTTCGTGATGAAGACTTACGTGCGGATCGCCAACCTGAATTCACCCAACTCGATATGGAGTTTTCTTTTGTCACAGAAGAAGACATTCGTCGTGAAATTGAAGCTATGTGGGCATTCGCTTTAAAGAAAGTGTTCCAACTAGAAGTGAATGCACCTTTTGCAACCATGCCATATCATGTGGCAATGGAAGAGTATGGTTCTGACAAACCAGACATTCGTTTCGGTATGAAACTGGTAAATGTATCGGAAATTGTAAAAGATGCAGACTTCCAAGTGTTTAGTGCAGCAGTTTCCGGTGGTGGAGTGGTAAAGGCGATTTGTGTTCCGGGTGGATCTGTAATTTCTCGTAAAGAAATTGAAGACTTAACTTCTTGGTTATCCCGCGACTTCCGAGCCAAAGGCCTTGCGTATATGAAACACGGGGCAAATGGCCTCGAGTCCACCATCACCAAACGGTTTACACCGGAAGCACTTGATAAAATCGCAAAAGCAGTTGGGTCCAAAGAAGGGGATATGGTATTTTTTGGAGCCGACTCTTCCAAAATTGTAAACGCCTCTCTCGGTGCCCTTCGTTTGAAATTATCGGAAAAATATGATCCACCTAAGGTTCCTTATAGTTTCCATTGGGTTGTGGACTTTCCTATGTTTGAATTAGATGAAACCGCAAAAACTTGGACTTTCCTCCACCATCCTTTCACTTCCCCAAAAGAGGAAGACTTTGACAAACTGAGAGATTGGAAAGCAGGGAAAGAAGTTGACCTTTCTTCGATTGGTGCTAAAGCTTATGATCTAGTTCTGAATGGCACAGAAATTGGCGGTGGTTCCATCCGGATTCACAACCCAGAAATCCAAAGCCTAGTTTTGGAAGCCATTGGAATTGGAGAAGAAGATGCAAAATCCAAATTTGGATTTTTATTGGACGCACTTTCGTTTGGAGCACCACCTCATGGGGGGATTGCTTTTGGAGTGGATCGGATTATGATGTTACTCACTGGGGGAACTTCCATTCGTGATGTTATTGCTTTTCCAAAAACACAAAAAGGAACCTGTATGATGAGTGAAGCACCAGGTCCTGTTGAGGCAAAACAACTAGAAGAATTAAAACTCAGGGTAGTCACTATCTAA
- the argS gene encoding arginine--tRNA ligase — MNVNQLLKQQVLSELERAVNTYLEKNNLTSLKESLKIRIEYSRDEKFGDYSSPFALENKNILNKNPKEIAEALLLEIKNEKFFEFVSFSPPGFLNFRIQTQFLKEYVNSVISGNVVFAETPKKEKILLEFVSANPTGPMNIVSARSAAYGDALANLLTSLGHTVKREFYVNDYGNQVYLLGVAVLLRIFESKGETISFQEEESDESVFELIKKRILPKESYRGEYIKDIAIQCLEDNEKTKYVFDLVHSEKWDEVINFLSRYAVEYNLSRQKEDLTLFGVNFDLFFSERSLHEAGDVEKVPTILKKEDVTTIDGKLHFLSTLYGDDKDRVIRREDGRPTYLMADIAYHYNKFARGFDTLIDIWGPDHYGYIARLKGAVKSFGKEDESFRVLIAQQVNLIENKEKVKMSKRLGIFQTMRDLLSYLGKQGKDVGRYFFLMRSSDAPLDFDLDLAKDESDKNPVFYIQYAHARICSIFRELQVPMDLKLLQAGISDDFLKQEERTRLLFWVARLQEEVYDTATSFEPHRLTNYLQSLSKSFTKFYSQKDNRIKDKTGNERDTLLALVLYTKYALESGLKLLGISAPEKMSKEEN, encoded by the coding sequence ATGAATGTGAATCAATTATTAAAGCAACAGGTTCTTTCTGAATTAGAGAGAGCAGTGAATACCTATTTAGAAAAAAATAACCTTACTTCTTTAAAGGAAAGTTTAAAAATTCGAATCGAATATTCGAGAGATGAAAAGTTTGGAGATTATTCTTCTCCTTTTGCATTAGAAAATAAAAATATACTTAATAAAAATCCTAAGGAAATTGCTGAAGCACTTCTTCTTGAAATTAAAAATGAAAAGTTTTTTGAGTTTGTTAGTTTCTCACCTCCTGGTTTTCTAAATTTTAGGATTCAAACACAGTTTTTAAAAGAGTATGTAAATTCAGTGATTTCGGGAAATGTAGTTTTTGCAGAAACACCCAAAAAAGAAAAGATACTTCTTGAGTTCGTATCCGCAAATCCAACGGGCCCAATGAATATTGTTTCTGCTAGGTCAGCAGCATATGGGGATGCACTCGCAAATTTACTAACAAGTCTTGGACATACTGTAAAACGAGAGTTTTATGTTAATGATTATGGGAACCAAGTGTATTTACTTGGAGTTGCAGTTCTTCTTCGAATTTTTGAATCCAAAGGGGAAACCATTAGTTTTCAAGAAGAAGAGTCCGATGAATCTGTATTTGAATTAATCAAAAAAAGAATTCTTCCAAAAGAAAGTTACCGCGGAGAATACATCAAAGACATTGCGATTCAGTGTTTGGAGGATAATGAAAAAACCAAATATGTGTTCGATTTGGTTCATTCTGAAAAATGGGATGAGGTTATCAATTTTCTTTCACGTTATGCTGTGGAATACAATTTAAGTCGCCAAAAAGAAGATTTAACGCTCTTTGGAGTAAACTTTGATTTGTTTTTTAGTGAACGCAGTCTTCATGAAGCTGGAGATGTGGAAAAGGTTCCTACTATTTTAAAAAAAGAAGATGTAACCACTATTGATGGAAAACTTCATTTTTTATCCACTCTCTATGGTGATGATAAGGACCGAGTGATTCGAAGAGAAGATGGAAGACCTACGTATCTAATGGCTGACATCGCCTACCATTATAATAAATTCGCACGAGGATTTGATACACTCATAGATATATGGGGACCGGATCATTATGGTTATATCGCACGGTTGAAGGGCGCGGTGAAATCCTTTGGAAAAGAGGATGAAAGTTTTCGAGTTCTGATAGCTCAGCAAGTAAATCTAATCGAAAACAAAGAAAAAGTAAAAATGAGCAAACGTTTGGGAATTTTCCAAACGATGCGTGACCTTTTATCTTATTTAGGTAAACAAGGGAAAGATGTGGGACGTTATTTTTTCTTAATGAGAAGTTCGGACGCTCCACTCGATTTTGATTTAGATTTGGCAAAAGATGAGTCAGATAAGAATCCAGTGTTTTACATTCAATATGCTCATGCTAGGATTTGTTCTATTTTTCGCGAATTACAAGTTCCTATGGATCTGAAACTCCTTCAAGCAGGGATATCTGATGATTTTTTGAAACAAGAAGAACGAACACGACTTCTCTTTTGGGTAGCAAGGCTTCAGGAAGAAGTATACGACACAGCAACTAGTTTTGAACCACATCGCCTAACCAACTATCTACAATCTTTGAGTAAGTCTTTTACAAAGTTTTATTCGCAAAAAGACAATCGAATCAAGGATAAAACAGGAAACGAAAGAGATACACTTTTGGCGCTTGTGTTATATACCAAGTATGCATTAGAAAGTGGATTAAAACTTCTTGGAATATCCGCACCAGAGAAGATGTCAAAAGAAGAGAATTAA
- the ybeY gene encoding rRNA maturation RNase YbeY, with amino-acid sequence MNPSLSVSVHWNDQCKSNSEIQSELVLVNCELILKHLSPSFLQLLELEILLVDDFVMQKINLERRGLNKPTDVLSFPLYSESPPIPFQILGEVVISMETCSKQAIEIGHSIVDEFYRLLVHGILHLYGYDHETNEEDAIQMRKKEDECLELVFER; translated from the coding sequence ATGAATCCCTCACTTTCGGTTTCGGTCCATTGGAATGACCAATGTAAGTCGAATTCAGAAATCCAATCGGAATTAGTTTTAGTTAATTGCGAATTGATTTTAAAGCATTTAAGCCCAAGTTTTTTGCAACTTTTAGAGTTAGAGATTTTACTTGTGGATGATTTTGTGATGCAAAAAATCAATTTAGAGAGAAGGGGATTGAATAAACCTACTGACGTTTTGTCATTTCCTCTGTATTCAGAATCACCACCCATACCGTTTCAAATTTTAGGTGAAGTCGTCATATCGATGGAAACTTGTAGCAAACAAGCCATTGAAATTGGTCATTCTATCGTCGATGAATTCTATCGTCTCCTCGTTCATGGTATTTTGCATTTGTATGGTTATGACCATGAAACAAATGAGGAAGATGCAATTCAAATGCGTAAAAAAGAAGATGAATGTTTGGAATTGGTGTTTGAAAGATAA
- a CDS encoding HD family phosphohydrolase has translation MKAILDSSMTRLTDFLTRVRPVSVVRNIQIILVSLTLLFVTYVLSIPFFGQTSVNTDPDGLFSEGKIAPETIQSVKEFSYEDTEKTNQEKQKAAANIPYAFDKDFGILVAGIDTNLSEDVELLRTILAEGKGTPAIVKDRIPRWRNRTNEEIQAILDYPRKDKLKNFIQQYTNLIFSKYCIVKEDLPFAKDLDKSGAKIRNIGTQDQTSIIDGNLVIPRSQIYKEGPVASVLSKLASEKLPNVSDSLLKAVSRIGLYYVYSYPACNYNPEETENARMRATNAIPIQKSRIQANEVIVRSGDVITPEVKIKLDMMNRYATRANLASIVSIFLTQCVLIVIVGFYLIRYRPNRLNDLSSNLIIFFTLWIVIASIYLLSKVFYATDSDLSGVYYFGMFVPVGMLCLLLGFVYDEQLSIAIGFFLAFAVFFASRYNPTSFMLAFTVAVMSSIYGRRLLKRIDFLKAGFLLTFAQVLITTAGYLFDGREFYVTTGAGFFRDLTNSNLFRITVMCFVNGFASATAVQFLLPMYEYVFNIPTRFKLIELADTGHPLLQQLLTKAPSTYTHTFMVAALSERAAQNLNLDRLLVRVGVYFHDIGKIPNAGFFVENQHLIPKPEHIDKNNPALAAKTVIDHVLDGIEMAKKARLPREIISFIPEHHGTSTMAFFYHKALQEISPSARKNINKKDFQYPGPKPQSKETAIVMIADSLEAASRSLDEVSPESLDELIRKIVNSKLAENQLDESGLTIGDLEIIKSSFKEVLLSSLHQRPKYPKPEDTKALESAGSKKNKR, from the coding sequence ATGAAAGCCATATTAGATTCCTCCATGACCCGGCTCACAGATTTTCTTACAAGGGTGAGACCCGTTTCGGTAGTTCGAAACATACAAATTATCTTAGTTTCACTTACTTTGTTATTTGTTACTTATGTACTTTCGATTCCATTTTTCGGACAAACTAGTGTCAACACAGATCCGGACGGATTGTTTTCAGAAGGAAAAATTGCCCCAGAAACCATTCAATCGGTTAAAGAATTCTCCTATGAAGACACAGAAAAAACAAACCAAGAAAAACAAAAAGCAGCAGCTAATATTCCTTATGCGTTTGATAAAGATTTTGGAATTTTAGTCGCCGGGATTGATACCAATCTTTCGGAAGATGTGGAACTACTGCGGACTATTCTTGCCGAAGGAAAGGGAACACCCGCGATTGTGAAAGATCGAATTCCCAGATGGCGAAATAGAACCAATGAAGAAATCCAAGCAATTTTAGATTATCCAAGAAAAGATAAGTTAAAAAACTTTATCCAACAATATACAAATCTGATTTTTTCAAAGTATTGTATTGTTAAAGAAGACCTTCCTTTTGCCAAAGATCTAGATAAATCTGGCGCAAAAATTCGTAACATTGGTACCCAAGACCAAACTTCCATCATTGATGGAAATTTAGTGATTCCTCGGTCACAAATTTATAAAGAAGGGCCAGTTGCCTCCGTATTGTCCAAGTTAGCTTCTGAAAAGTTGCCTAATGTTTCTGATTCTCTTCTCAAAGCAGTCTCTCGGATTGGACTTTATTATGTATATTCCTATCCTGCTTGTAATTACAATCCTGAAGAGACGGAAAATGCCAGGATGCGGGCTACCAATGCGATTCCTATTCAGAAAAGTAGAATCCAAGCCAATGAGGTGATTGTCCGTTCTGGAGACGTGATCACACCTGAAGTAAAAATAAAATTAGATATGATGAATCGTTATGCCACAAGGGCAAACCTTGCATCCATTGTTTCTATATTTTTGACCCAATGTGTTTTAATCGTGATTGTTGGATTTTATCTGATTCGATATCGGCCAAATCGATTAAACGATCTTTCGAGTAATCTCATTATCTTTTTTACACTTTGGATAGTAATTGCATCCATTTATCTACTTTCAAAAGTATTTTATGCAACTGACAGTGATTTGTCGGGTGTATATTATTTTGGGATGTTTGTTCCTGTGGGGATGTTATGTTTACTTCTTGGTTTTGTTTACGATGAACAATTGTCAATAGCCATTGGTTTTTTTCTGGCCTTTGCTGTTTTTTTTGCCTCACGGTACAATCCAACTTCATTTATGTTGGCCTTTACTGTGGCTGTCATGAGTTCCATTTATGGAAGGCGGCTTCTCAAACGAATCGATTTTTTAAAGGCAGGTTTTTTACTAACCTTTGCTCAGGTTCTTATCACAACAGCAGGATATTTGTTTGATGGAAGAGAGTTTTATGTAACTACAGGTGCAGGTTTTTTCCGTGATTTAACTAACTCTAATTTATTCCGCATTACGGTTATGTGTTTTGTGAATGGATTTGCAAGTGCCACGGCAGTACAGTTTTTACTTCCGATGTATGAGTATGTTTTTAATATTCCAACTCGTTTCAAACTGATTGAACTTGCAGACACCGGCCATCCATTGTTACAACAATTATTAACCAAAGCCCCATCTACTTATACCCATACTTTTATGGTGGCTGCTTTGTCAGAACGAGCGGCCCAAAATTTAAATTTGGACAGACTACTTGTTCGAGTGGGTGTTTATTTCCATGATATAGGAAAAATTCCGAATGCTGGATTTTTTGTTGAAAACCAACATTTGATCCCAAAACCAGAACATATTGATAAAAACAATCCCGCACTTGCTGCGAAAACCGTCATTGATCACGTGTTAGATGGCATTGAAATGGCAAAAAAAGCAAGGCTTCCGAGAGAAATCATTAGTTTCATCCCTGAACATCATGGAACATCCACTATGGCATTCTTTTATCACAAAGCTTTGCAGGAAATCTCTCCTTCTGCCAGAAAAAATATCAATAAAAAGGATTTTCAATATCCTGGTCCAAAACCACAAAGCAAAGAAACTGCAATTGTTATGATCGCTGACTCATTGGAAGCCGCCTCTCGTTCATTAGATGAAGTGTCACCAGAAAGTTTAGATGAACTTATTCGTAAAATTGTAAACTCTAAACTTGCTGAGAATCAATTGGATGAAAGTGGACTAACGATAGGTGATTTAGAAATTATTAAATCCAGTTTTAAGGAAGTATTACTTTCTAGTTTACACCAAAGACCAAAATATCCTAAACCGGAAGACACAAAAGCTTTGGAATCTGCAGGTTCCAAAAAAAATAAAAGATGA
- the rpsR gene encoding 30S ribosomal protein S18 yields MEDDEKGGFRGKDGEGKFGRKNAKYKKKVCKFCADKALLAGLDYKRVDILERFVTNRGKIIPRRITGTCGKHQRALAREIRKSRSIGLLPFKVL; encoded by the coding sequence ATGGAAGACGACGAAAAAGGCGGTTTCCGTGGTAAAGACGGAGAAGGCAAATTCGGTCGTAAAAACGCAAAATATAAAAAGAAAGTATGTAAGTTCTGTGCTGACAAAGCCTTACTTGCAGGTCTTGATTACAAACGAGTAGACATCTTAGAAAGATTTGTTACCAACCGTGGTAAAATCATTCCAAGAAGAATCACTGGAACTTGTGGCAAACACCAAAGAGCCCTTGCTCGTGAAATCAGAAAATCCAGATCTATCGGTTTACTACCGTTTAAAGTTCTGTAG
- the recO gene encoding DNA repair protein RecO, translating to MAILKERGIVIQSKDIGDSDRLISLAGESQVRMNLLSKGIRKSKRRAIITTELGSLVEVDYYDQKEKDWKSIKEVHLVKRYDELKSDYLGTLFVLYVTELTSLLYPEGESHPFLFQLLSGSLETSNEKGFQKQILPFFKLRALAHMGHFPTEFYCHTCGEDVLSKPAAYFSVDQREFLCSECHPIPKDHLPVLKLFSIMLSKKFSNVLGIFPKESEYRDGDLILNQFLRSLFGKELKSYFEFYKSIGYL from the coding sequence ATGGCAATTCTAAAAGAAAGGGGGATTGTCATCCAGAGTAAAGACATAGGTGATAGTGATAGGTTAATTAGTTTGGCTGGAGAGTCGCAAGTTCGAATGAATTTACTTAGTAAAGGAATTCGTAAATCCAAACGACGTGCCATCATCACAACAGAGCTTGGTTCTCTTGTGGAAGTTGATTATTATGACCAAAAAGAAAAAGACTGGAAGTCAATAAAGGAAGTTCATTTAGTAAAACGTTACGATGAATTGAAGTCAGATTACCTTGGCACTTTGTTCGTTTTATACGTTACGGAACTGACTTCACTTCTCTATCCAGAGGGAGAAAGCCATCCTTTTCTTTTTCAACTTCTATCTGGCAGTTTGGAAACTTCGAATGAAAAAGGATTTCAAAAACAAATTTTACCTTTCTTTAAGTTACGTGCACTCGCTCATATGGGGCATTTCCCAACGGAATTTTATTGTCATACTTGTGGGGAGGATGTGCTTTCTAAACCAGCGGCATATTTTTCCGTCGACCAACGTGAATTTTTATGTTCCGAATGTCACCCTATCCCTAAAGATCATTTGCCTGTTTTGAAACTATTTTCTATTATGTTATCAAAGAAATTTTCAAATGTATTAGGAATTTTTCCCAAGGAATCCGAATACCGGGATGGGGATCTAATTCTAAATCAGTTTCTCAGATCTCTTTTTGGGAAAGAATTAAAATCATACTTTGAATTTTACAAGTCAATAGGGTATTTATGA
- a CDS encoding PhoH family protein, translating to MDESFTFQEESLYQTVCGIGDSKLPLWESRLNVKLIPRGKSLIIQGSDDQVQVALDTFHKVEENFKRRPDKADYSFFDIDYLVNKVKDSSGGWPTPGSSDFQKEGETWTPRDKIFVTFKGKPIFPRTKNQESFVDSLHKNYITIAMGPAGTGKTFLSIATACRMMQTGEVDRLILTRPAVEAGENLGFLPGDLTQKVNPYLRPIYDALHECIGFEKTSEYLQVGKIEIAPIAFMRGRTLSHSFIILDEAQNCTLPQLKMFLTRFGKNSKMAISGDATQIDLAHGRSGLEKTVYTLRNLNGIETIFFGREDITRHPIVESIVRRFEENESLFSKKP from the coding sequence ATGGATGAAAGTTTTACATTTCAGGAAGAGTCCCTCTACCAAACGGTATGTGGGATTGGAGACAGCAAACTTCCGTTATGGGAAAGTCGCCTCAATGTAAAACTCATCCCTCGTGGAAAATCTCTCATCATCCAAGGAAGTGATGACCAAGTCCAAGTGGCCTTGGATACTTTTCATAAAGTGGAAGAAAATTTTAAACGTAGGCCAGACAAAGCCGATTATTCTTTTTTTGATATCGATTATTTGGTAAATAAAGTAAAGGATTCCAGTGGTGGTTGGCCGACTCCAGGGTCTTCTGACTTCCAGAAGGAAGGAGAAACTTGGACACCTCGCGATAAAATTTTTGTTACCTTCAAAGGAAAACCCATCTTTCCTCGCACCAAAAATCAGGAAAGTTTTGTGGATAGCCTTCATAAAAACTACATCACCATTGCAATGGGTCCTGCAGGAACCGGTAAAACTTTTTTGTCCATTGCCACTGCTTGTCGTATGATGCAAACGGGAGAAGTGGACAGGCTCATCCTCACAAGGCCTGCCGTCGAAGCTGGCGAAAACTTAGGTTTTTTACCTGGTGACTTAACACAAAAAGTAAACCCATACTTACGTCCCATCTATGATGCGTTACACGAATGTATTGGTTTTGAAAAAACAAGTGAATACTTACAAGTGGGAAAAATTGAAATTGCCCCCATTGCTTTTATGAGGGGAAGGACTCTCTCTCATTCCTTTATTATTTTGGATGAAGCACAGAACTGTACTTTGCCTCAGTTGAAGATGTTTCTCACAAGGTTTGGTAAAAACTCTAAAATGGCAATTTCGGGAGATGCTACTCAGATTGATTTGGCTCATGGTAGGTCAGGTTTAGAAAAAACGGTTTATACTTTGCGCAATCTAAATGGGATTGAGACAATTTTCTTTGGAAGGGAGGATATCACCCGTCACCCTATCGTCGAATCAATTGTCAGAAGATTTGAAGAAAACGAAAGTCTCTTTTCAAAAAAACCATGA
- a CDS encoding single-stranded DNA-binding protein produces MANDLNKILIIGRMTRDPEFKSVNGSSVVNFSIANNRVYVTNGEKKEETHYFDCVAWGRLADILKQYAGKGKQVAIEGRLQQQSWETPEGKKASKIRVYVESAQLLGGQGQGGGSGGDRSDSSNSYDSGVSSGYDDYPAGDDDIPF; encoded by the coding sequence ATGGCTAACGATCTTAACAAAATACTTATAATCGGTCGAATGACCCGTGATCCTGAATTTAAATCGGTGAACGGAAGTTCTGTTGTCAATTTTTCAATTGCGAATAACAGAGTTTATGTGACTAACGGTGAAAAAAAAGAGGAAACTCATTATTTTGACTGTGTGGCATGGGGCCGACTTGCTGACATTTTAAAACAATATGCTGGCAAAGGAAAACAAGTAGCGATTGAAGGTCGACTGCAACAACAGTCCTGGGAAACTCCTGAAGGCAAAAAAGCCTCTAAAATCCGTGTTTATGTTGAATCCGCACAATTACTGGGCGGCCAAGGACAGGGTGGTGGATCAGGTGGTGACCGTTCTGACAGTTCCAATTCTTATGATTCCGGCGTAAGTAGTGGTTATGATGATTATCCAGCCGGTGATGACGACATTCCTTTTTGA